Proteins encoded together in one Anaerolineae bacterium window:
- the cdhC gene encoding CO dehydrogenase/CO-methylating acetyl-CoA synthase complex subunit beta, with protein MSRYIATRAIRGANLLVSEAEAMLERALAEKGPDTPVAFPNTAYYLPLIYGMTGQAVETLGGLQPVLAHARQLLHPLPSSRHWTPYLGETLDSGMATLLAAEAIEAIRFAYGLQPERMPGFHLAGGTAFTSPDNHLAGPGDLAGHLNGPIDDIQLRSWGIQLVDGRMPGFAAIVGAAKSNEVAVKIVRELQRRNILCFLSGNVNGRSIIHQLIEEGVELGYDTYTVPFGTDTISAIYALGFAVRSALTFGGLKGGQAREILLYNKERVFAFVLALGEVDDLKYAAAAGAINFGFPVIADTVIPEILPTGVTTYEHVVSMPFNEIEGKDDLERAERLVQKCIEVRGVKIQVTDVPVPVPYGSAFEGEVVRRADMRVEFGGKYSRCFEYLRMASLDEVVDGRIEIIGPTFDHIEEQGHMDMGILVEVAGRQMQEDFEPVLERQIHYFINGASGIQHIGQRDIAWIRISKAAADKGFNLEHFGKILHARFHADFGAIVDKVQVTILTDPELLQQWLAKAREAYDYRNKRLADLTDDRVEEFYSCTLCQSFAPDHVCIVSPERLGLCGAYNWLDCKASYSINPTGPNQPIKLGKVLDPVKGYWEGTNAYAKIGSHGAVQEVSMYSIMENPMTACGCFECIVMLIPEANGVMVVSREDPSMTPAGMTFSTLAGMAGGGLQTPGVMGVGKYYLVSPKFISADGGLKRVVWMSSVLKETMAEELQAAAEREGDPDLIAKIADERHVTTVEELLAWLEEHNHPALVMAPIF; from the coding sequence ATGTCTCGCTATATTGCTACCCGCGCCATTCGCGGCGCCAACCTGCTCGTCTCCGAAGCGGAAGCCATGCTGGAGCGAGCGCTGGCGGAAAAAGGCCCGGATACACCGGTGGCCTTCCCCAACACGGCCTACTACCTGCCGTTGATCTACGGCATGACCGGCCAGGCCGTGGAAACGCTCGGCGGGCTGCAGCCGGTGCTGGCCCATGCTCGCCAGTTACTGCACCCCTTGCCCTCCTCCCGCCACTGGACGCCTTACCTGGGGGAGACACTGGATAGTGGCATGGCAACGCTGCTTGCCGCAGAAGCCATCGAGGCCATCCGCTTCGCTTACGGTCTCCAGCCGGAGCGTATGCCCGGTTTTCACCTGGCCGGGGGCACAGCCTTCACCAGCCCGGACAACCATCTTGCCGGCCCGGGTGACCTGGCTGGACATCTGAACGGGCCGATCGACGATATCCAGCTGCGTTCCTGGGGCATCCAGCTGGTGGACGGGCGTATGCCCGGCTTTGCGGCGATCGTCGGGGCGGCCAAGTCCAATGAAGTCGCCGTCAAGATCGTGCGGGAACTGCAACGCCGTAATATCCTCTGTTTCCTCTCCGGCAACGTTAACGGGCGTAGCATCATCCACCAGTTGATCGAGGAAGGTGTAGAACTGGGCTACGACACCTACACTGTCCCCTTCGGTACAGACACGATCAGCGCCATCTACGCCCTGGGCTTCGCCGTGCGTTCGGCCCTGACCTTCGGCGGGCTAAAAGGCGGTCAGGCGCGCGAAATCCTGCTCTATAACAAGGAGCGCGTCTTCGCCTTCGTGCTGGCGCTGGGCGAAGTCGATGATCTCAAGTATGCGGCGGCGGCGGGCGCGATTAACTTCGGCTTCCCCGTCATCGCCGATACTGTCATCCCGGAAATCCTGCCGACCGGCGTGACCACTTACGAGCACGTGGTCAGCATGCCCTTCAACGAGATCGAAGGCAAGGACGATCTGGAACGTGCCGAGCGGCTGGTGCAGAAATGCATCGAGGTGCGCGGCGTCAAGATCCAGGTGACTGACGTGCCCGTGCCGGTGCCCTACGGTTCAGCCTTTGAGGGCGAAGTCGTACGCCGGGCCGATATGCGCGTCGAGTTCGGCGGCAAGTACTCCCGTTGCTTCGAATACCTGCGGATGGCCAGCCTGGACGAAGTGGTCGATGGCCGGATCGAGATCATCGGCCCCACCTTCGACCACATCGAAGAGCAGGGCCACATGGACATGGGCATCTTGGTGGAGGTCGCCGGGCGGCAGATGCAGGAGGACTTCGAACCCGTCCTGGAGCGACAGATCCATTATTTTATCAACGGTGCATCGGGCATCCAGCACATCGGCCAGCGCGATATCGCCTGGATCCGCATCTCCAAGGCTGCGGCTGACAAAGGCTTCAACCTGGAGCACTTCGGCAAAATTCTGCATGCCCGCTTCCACGCCGACTTCGGCGCTATCGTGGACAAGGTGCAGGTGACGATCCTGACCGATCCGGAGCTGTTACAGCAGTGGCTGGCCAAGGCCCGCGAAGCCTATGACTACCGCAACAAGCGCCTGGCCGACCTGACCGATGACCGGGTTGAGGAGTTTTATTCGTGCACGCTATGCCAGTCTTTCGCCCCGGATCACGTCTGCATCGTCAGCCCGGAGCGGCTGGGGCTGTGCGGCGCGTACAACTGGCTGGACTGCAAGGCCTCCTACAGCATCAACCCCACCGGCCCCAACCAGCCGATCAAGCTGGGCAAGGTGCTGGACCCGGTCAAAGGTTACTGGGAAGGCACCAATGCCTACGCCAAGATCGGGTCGCATGGCGCCGTTCAGGAAGTCTCCATGTACTCGATCATGGAGAATCCGATGACGGCCTGCGGCTGCTTTGAGTGCATCGTGATGCTCATCCCTGAGGCCAATGGTGTGATGGTTGTCAGCCGGGAAGACCCCAGCATGACCCCGGCGGGCATGACCTTCAGCACACTGGCCGGCATGGCGGGTGGCGGGTTGCAGACGCCGGGCGTGATGGGCGTTGGCAAGTACTACCTGGTCAGCCCCAAGTTCATCTCCGCCGATGGCGGGCTGAAGCGCGTCGTCTGGATGAGCAGTGTCCTGAAGGAAACCATGGCCGAAGAACTGCAGGCCGCCGCAGAACGCGAAGGTGACCCGGACCTGATCGCCAAGATCGCCGACGAGCGCCATGTGACGACGGTCGAGGAACTGCTGGCCTGGCTGGAGGAGCACAACCATCCGGCCCTGGTCATGGCCCCGATCTTTTAG
- a CDS encoding AAA family ATPase: MKLAISGKGGVGKTTLAALLAQAYADAGRDVLAVDADPAPCLAGALGFPPELRARLRPIAEMDDLIEERTGAKPGTIGGFFTLNPRVDDLPERFSVVHRGVRLLEMGGVDTGGSGCICPESAMLKTLFTHLLFRQDDVLILDMYAGVEHLGRATVDFVDAMIIVVEPTRRSLGTAAQIKKLANDIGLQRLWLVANKVRDDDERAFVQAETPGIPLLGMLPADLAVQEADRLGVAVYDHVPALRAAATEMADRLSRG; this comes from the coding sequence ATGAAACTCGCCATCAGCGGCAAAGGCGGCGTGGGCAAGACGACCCTGGCCGCCCTGCTGGCCCAGGCTTACGCCGATGCCGGGCGTGATGTCCTGGCCGTTGACGCCGACCCCGCCCCGTGCCTGGCCGGGGCGCTGGGCTTCCCACCGGAACTGCGCGCCCGGCTGCGCCCGATCGCCGAAATGGACGACCTGATCGAGGAGCGTACCGGCGCCAAACCGGGCACGATCGGCGGATTCTTCACGCTCAACCCGCGCGTCGACGACCTGCCGGAGCGCTTCAGTGTCGTCCATCGCGGCGTGCGCCTGCTGGAAATGGGCGGGGTCGATACAGGCGGCTCAGGCTGCATCTGCCCGGAAAGCGCCATGCTCAAGACGCTGTTCACCCACCTGCTCTTCCGCCAGGATGACGTCCTGATCCTGGATATGTACGCCGGGGTGGAGCACCTGGGGCGGGCCACTGTGGACTTCGTCGACGCCATGATCATCGTCGTGGAACCGACCCGGCGCAGCCTGGGCACCGCCGCGCAGATCAAGAAACTGGCGAACGACATCGGCCTGCAGCGCCTGTGGCTGGTCGCCAACAAGGTGCGGGATGACGACGAGCGCGCCTTTGTTCAGGCGGAAACGCCCGGTATCCCGCTGCTGGGGATGCTGCCCGCCGACCTGGCGGTTCAGGAAGCCGACCGGCTGGGCGTGGCCGTATACGACCACGTCCCGGCCCTGCGTGCGGCAGCGACGGAAATGGCCGACCGGCTGAGTCGCGGGTGA
- a CDS encoding acetyl-CoA decarbonylase/synthase complex subunit delta, with the protein MPVDIPKDKWPGAVRTITLGATPAEGGTRARTVTVGGEKALPYMHFEAEMPYRPVIALEIKDRRPDDWSPLLLEEWGEAANDPAAWAKAAETAGADLLVLALSLTGADGQPTTPAAAVAAAKAVLAASGLPLIVFGPGQAEADNTLLLAVAEATKGERLALGICEDKNYRTIVAAALANDHLVTARTPMDVNLAKQLNILISDMGLPLDRILMDPTTGALGYGIEYGYSVMERLRLAALQGDAMTQFPMIVTPGFEAWKAKEAKVGQGVPAEWGDWRERAITWETLTAITLLESGADIVVLRHPESLRRVRAAIDDLMTAPVTA; encoded by the coding sequence ATGCCTGTAGATATTCCCAAGGACAAATGGCCCGGCGCCGTCCGCACCATCACTCTTGGCGCCACCCCCGCTGAAGGCGGCACGCGGGCCAGGACGGTCACCGTCGGCGGGGAAAAAGCCCTGCCCTATATGCACTTTGAAGCGGAAATGCCGTACCGGCCGGTCATTGCGCTGGAGATCAAGGATCGCCGCCCCGATGACTGGTCGCCCCTGTTGCTGGAAGAATGGGGCGAAGCCGCCAATGATCCTGCAGCCTGGGCAAAGGCCGCCGAAACCGCTGGCGCTGACCTGCTGGTGCTGGCGCTCAGCCTGACCGGTGCGGATGGCCAGCCGACCACCCCGGCAGCCGCCGTTGCAGCGGCGAAGGCTGTGCTGGCGGCCAGCGGCCTGCCACTGATCGTTTTTGGCCCCGGCCAGGCCGAGGCCGACAACACCCTGTTGCTGGCCGTGGCAGAAGCGACCAAGGGCGAACGCCTGGCCCTGGGCATCTGCGAGGATAAGAACTACCGTACCATCGTTGCCGCCGCGCTGGCCAACGACCACCTGGTCACCGCCCGCACGCCAATGGATGTCAACCTGGCCAAGCAGCTTAACATCCTGATCAGCGACATGGGTCTGCCGCTGGATCGTATCCTGATGGACCCCACCACCGGCGCGCTCGGCTACGGGATCGAGTACGGCTACTCGGTCATGGAGCGTCTGCGCCTGGCTGCGCTGCAGGGCGACGCCATGACCCAGTTCCCCATGATCGTCACCCCTGGCTTTGAAGCCTGGAAGGCTAAAGAGGCCAAGGTCGGCCAGGGTGTACCCGCCGAATGGGGCGACTGGCGGGAGCGGGCCATCACGTGGGAGACCCTGACCGCCATCACCCTGCTTGAATCCGGCGCAGATATCGTCGTCCTGCGCCACCCGGAGAGCCTGCGCCGCGTACGTGCGGCCATCGACGATCTGATGACGGCGCCGGTCACCGCTTGA
- a CDS encoding dihydropteroate synthase, with amino-acid sequence MYIIGENIHIISQRVKDALAAKDARFFQELAVQQVEAGAQALDINLGPRKKDGTEVFPWMVETIEAVVDVPLSFDSTNLEGIEAGLKKVTKAQPIINSTSAEEERLEKVPLVAKRYNTRLIALTMGKSGIPVSADERVNIALEKLIPRALEIDFPISDLIIDPLVLTVSGCQEYCPELIEAIRTLQFAWDPPPPISVGLSNVSNAVPRENRPLINRVYCVMLMGVGLKMMIADPLDVLLKEAIRIVEQRDASTPVGRLYLTLHDRVAAGEELTVDDVDMSDPEQVAIWKTVQILLNKVIYADSYLQQATTA; translated from the coding sequence ATGTATATCATTGGTGAGAACATCCACATCATCTCCCAGCGCGTCAAAGATGCGCTGGCCGCCAAGGATGCCCGCTTCTTCCAGGAGCTGGCCGTCCAACAGGTGGAAGCCGGGGCCCAGGCCTTGGACATCAACCTCGGCCCGCGCAAAAAGGATGGCACTGAAGTCTTCCCCTGGATGGTGGAAACCATCGAAGCGGTCGTCGATGTCCCCCTCAGCTTTGACAGCACCAACCTGGAAGGCATCGAGGCCGGGCTGAAGAAGGTTACCAAGGCCCAGCCGATCATTAACTCCACCTCGGCGGAAGAAGAGCGACTGGAGAAGGTACCGCTGGTCGCCAAGCGGTATAATACGCGCCTGATCGCGTTGACGATGGGCAAGAGTGGCATCCCGGTGAGCGCCGACGAGCGGGTCAACATCGCGCTGGAGAAGCTGATCCCCCGCGCCCTGGAGATCGACTTCCCCATCTCCGACCTGATCATCGACCCGCTGGTGCTGACCGTCTCCGGTTGTCAGGAATACTGCCCGGAGCTGATCGAGGCTATCCGCACCCTGCAGTTCGCCTGGGATCCGCCGCCGCCGATCTCGGTCGGGCTGTCGAATGTGTCGAACGCCGTCCCGCGGGAGAACCGGCCGCTGATCAACCGCGTCTACTGTGTGATGCTGATGGGTGTCGGCCTGAAGATGATGATCGCCGATCCATTAGATGTTCTGCTGAAAGAGGCGATCCGGATTGTCGAACAGCGCGACGCCAGCACGCCGGTTGGCCGCCTGTACCTGACCCTGCACGACCGTGTCGCCGCCGGGGAAGAATTGACTGTTGACGATGTCGATATGAGCGATCCTGAGCAGGTCGCCATCTGGAAAACGGTGCAGATCCTGCTTAACAAGGTGATCTACGCCGACTCGTACTTGCAGCAGGCCACCACAGCCTAG
- a CDS encoding AAA family ATPase — MTTTIALAGKGGVGKTTIAGMVIKYLAQSQPGPILAIDADPSSNLNMVLGLPLEWTVGDIREDMLAQVKESLTAGGAAMGALPGGLNKRDYLDREIRSALAEGDRVDLIAMGRPEGPGCYCAVNHNLREVIDGISRHYRYVVIDNEAGMEHLSRRTTRDVQILLIVTDPTQRGLVAAGRIAAFQREMDIHIERSYLIVNGLRGETIPAPLQAQIDSLGVPFLGAVPYDAGLSELEFSGQPLVNLSDESPVYRSVADMLRRIL, encoded by the coding sequence ATGACCACCACCATCGCACTCGCTGGCAAAGGCGGGGTCGGCAAGACCACCATCGCCGGGATGGTGATCAAGTACCTGGCCCAGAGCCAGCCCGGCCCCATCCTGGCCATCGACGCCGACCCTTCCAGCAACCTCAACATGGTGCTCGGCCTGCCGCTGGAATGGACGGTAGGCGATATCCGCGAGGACATGCTCGCGCAGGTCAAAGAATCGCTGACGGCCGGCGGCGCGGCGATGGGCGCGCTGCCCGGCGGCCTGAACAAACGTGACTATCTGGACCGCGAGATCCGTTCTGCCCTGGCTGAAGGCGACCGCGTCGACCTGATCGCCATGGGTCGCCCGGAAGGTCCCGGCTGCTACTGCGCCGTCAACCACAACCTGCGCGAGGTCATTGACGGCATCAGCCGCCATTACCGCTACGTGGTCATCGACAACGAGGCCGGTATGGAGCATCTCAGCCGCCGCACCACCCGTGACGTACAGATTCTGCTGATTGTCACCGATCCCACCCAGCGCGGCCTGGTCGCCGCCGGGCGCATCGCCGCGTTTCAGCGCGAGATGGACATCCACATCGAGCGCAGCTACCTGATCGTCAACGGTCTGCGGGGGGAGACGATCCCCGCACCATTGCAGGCCCAGATCGACAGCCTGGGTGTACCCTTCCTGGGCGCAGTGCCTTATGACGCCGGGCTGAGCGAGCTGGAGTTCAGCGGGCAGCCACTGGTCAACCTGAGCGATGAGTCGCCGGTCTATCGCAGTGTGGCGGATATGCTGCGCCGGATTCTGTAG
- a CDS encoding DUF4445 domain-containing protein, with amino-acid sequence MTHLVTFDAAPEPVRVPTGTLLSEAARLAGLNLMQPCGGQGRCGRCAVRITAGTARRRSSLRLSAEDIAAGWALACQTVVEGDVTVAVPPQEAIERRLTTDRTAREVEVPPGYNPARDQTVRRLNLTLPPPSLDDQTDDWSRLQTVIRQEAGLAVSRLELDLLRRLGRILRDGEWRVTAVVEDGPAEARLIDLRPGHTPEDTPLWGAAIDIGTTTVTLWLVDLLTGRVAAQVAEYNGQIARGEDVISRIIYASKNNGGQELQQLVLETITALLEAACARVGASPSEVVKATFAGNSTMIHLLLGIPAESIRLMPFVTAVNHVPPLTGREIGLPIHPAAAVDCLPGVASYVGADITAGVLSSGLDDAEAATLFIDIGTNGETVLGNREWLLTCACSAGPAFEGAGVLHGMRATRGAIEEVWINGASYEPTFRVIGGVPPRGLCGSGLISLLAEMFLTGVVDKGGHINTTLPTPRVRVGDHGPEYVVAWAAESATGNDIVITAVDIDNLLRAKAAIYAGFSVLADSVGMPLVDVDRVLVGGSFGQYINVEKAVEIGLLPDIPWERFSFLGNTAVRGAYLALLDRAARERVRSIASRLTYIELSADNRFYEAFTSALFLPHTDLSRFPTVQAARAT; translated from the coding sequence ATGACCCATCTTGTCACCTTCGATGCCGCGCCGGAGCCAGTGCGCGTCCCGACCGGCACTCTGCTCTCCGAAGCGGCGCGCCTGGCCGGGCTGAATCTGATGCAGCCCTGCGGCGGGCAGGGCCGCTGCGGGCGCTGCGCCGTCCGGATCACCGCCGGGACTGCCCGCCGTCGCAGCAGCCTGCGCCTGAGCGCTGAGGATATCGCCGCTGGCTGGGCGCTGGCCTGCCAGACGGTCGTCGAGGGCGATGTAACTGTCGCCGTCCCGCCCCAGGAAGCCATTGAGCGCCGCCTGACCACCGACCGCACCGCCCGCGAAGTTGAGGTGCCGCCCGGCTACAACCCGGCCCGTGACCAGACCGTCCGCCGCCTGAACCTGACTCTGCCACCGCCCAGCCTGGACGACCAGACCGACGACTGGAGCCGCCTGCAGACGGTCATCCGCCAGGAAGCCGGCCTCGCCGTCAGCCGTCTCGAACTGGACCTGCTGCGTCGGCTGGGGCGTATCCTGCGCGATGGCGAGTGGCGGGTTACAGCAGTGGTAGAGGACGGCCCGGCGGAGGCCCGTCTGATCGACCTGCGCCCCGGCCACACGCCGGAAGATACGCCGCTGTGGGGCGCAGCGATCGACATCGGCACGACCACCGTCACCCTGTGGCTGGTCGACCTGCTGACTGGCCGGGTGGCCGCCCAGGTTGCCGAGTACAACGGCCAGATCGCCCGCGGCGAGGACGTAATCTCGCGCATTATTTACGCCAGCAAGAACAACGGCGGGCAGGAGCTGCAGCAGCTGGTGCTGGAGACGATCACCGCCCTGCTGGAAGCCGCCTGTGCCCGCGTCGGGGCCAGCCCGTCCGAGGTGGTCAAAGCCACCTTCGCGGGCAACAGCACCATGATCCACCTGCTACTGGGCATCCCGGCGGAAAGCATCCGCCTGATGCCGTTTGTGACAGCCGTCAACCACGTGCCACCGCTGACCGGGCGCGAGATCGGGCTGCCGATCCACCCGGCAGCGGCAGTGGATTGCCTGCCAGGCGTGGCCAGCTATGTCGGCGCGGATATCACCGCCGGTGTGCTTTCCTCCGGCCTGGACGACGCAGAAGCTGCCACGCTGTTCATCGACATCGGAACCAACGGGGAGACCGTGCTGGGCAACCGCGAGTGGCTGCTGACCTGCGCCTGCTCCGCCGGCCCGGCCTTTGAGGGGGCAGGGGTATTACACGGCATGCGCGCCACCCGTGGCGCGATCGAAGAGGTCTGGATCAACGGGGCCAGCTACGAGCCAACCTTCCGCGTGATCGGGGGCGTCCCGCCACGCGGGCTGTGCGGCAGCGGGCTGATCAGTCTGCTGGCGGAGATGTTCCTGACCGGCGTCGTTGACAAAGGCGGGCACATCAATACCACCCTGCCCACGCCCCGAGTCCGTGTCGGCGATCACGGGCCGGAGTATGTGGTCGCCTGGGCGGCGGAATCGGCCACCGGCAACGACATCGTCATCACCGCCGTGGATATCGACAACCTGCTGCGGGCCAAAGCTGCCATTTACGCCGGGTTCAGCGTGCTGGCGGATAGCGTCGGCATGCCGCTGGTCGACGTTGACCGGGTGCTGGTTGGCGGTTCCTTTGGCCAGTACATCAATGTAGAAAAGGCGGTTGAGATCGGCCTGCTGCCGGATATCCCCTGGGAGCGCTTTAGCTTCCTGGGCAACACTGCTGTGCGCGGCGCATACCTGGCTCTACTGGACCGCGCTGCTCGCGAGCGGGTGCGGTCCATTGCCAGCCGCCTGACCTATATCGAGCTTTCCGCTGATAACCGCTTTTACGAAGCGTTTACTTCCGCGCTGTTCCTGCCCCACACCGACCTCTCCCGCTTCCCGACGGTGCAGGCAGCCAGGGCGACATGA
- a CDS encoding acetyl-CoA decarbonylase/synthase complex subunit gamma, with product MALSGIQIYKLLPQTNCKDCGYPTCLAFAMKLAAKQAELSACPHVSEEAKAQLSEAAEPPIRLVTLQADGHEIKVGNETVLFRHEKKFFNKPGLFIRVCDTDPAETIRAQVAAADSYRVSYVGMALTLDGFAVEAESNDAGTFAAAVSAVRAASARPLILMSRDPAVMAAGLRAIDGESPLIYGADSANWQAMADLARQHNAPLAVLGNSLDELAELTEKIKETGVRDLVLDHGARSMGAALIRQTQIRRLALKQNFRPLGFPIIAFAGNDAPGGQAVMAAQAIAKYAGFVVLDSFAPETVYPLLVLRENIYTDPQKPIQVQPALYEINNPSPEAPVLVTTNFSITYFSVANEVESSGLPAWLLVTDAEGMSVLTAWAAGKFDAERIAKAVKGFNVADKVSRKRLVLPGHVAVLSGELEEELPDWEIRVGPREAVDLPAFMKQAL from the coding sequence ATGGCACTCTCAGGCATTCAAATCTACAAGCTGCTGCCGCAGACCAACTGTAAGGACTGCGGGTATCCCACCTGTCTCGCCTTCGCCATGAAGCTGGCGGCCAAACAGGCTGAGCTATCCGCCTGCCCGCATGTCAGCGAGGAGGCCAAAGCCCAGCTCTCCGAGGCCGCTGAGCCACCCATCCGCCTGGTCACGCTGCAGGCGGACGGTCATGAAATCAAAGTCGGCAATGAGACCGTGCTCTTCCGCCACGAAAAGAAGTTCTTCAACAAGCCCGGCCTGTTCATCCGCGTGTGTGACACTGACCCCGCCGAGACCATCCGGGCGCAGGTCGCCGCCGCCGATAGTTACCGGGTCAGCTATGTAGGTATGGCGCTCACGCTGGATGGCTTCGCGGTGGAGGCGGAAAGCAACGATGCTGGAACCTTCGCTGCCGCGGTCAGTGCGGTACGCGCCGCCAGCGCCCGCCCGCTGATTCTGATGAGCCGCGACCCGGCGGTAATGGCCGCTGGTCTGCGTGCCATCGACGGCGAAAGTCCGCTGATCTACGGCGCGGACTCCGCCAACTGGCAGGCCATGGCTGACCTCGCCCGCCAGCACAACGCACCGCTGGCCGTGCTGGGCAACTCGCTGGATGAACTGGCCGAATTGACCGAAAAAATCAAGGAAACGGGCGTCAGGGACCTGGTGCTCGATCACGGCGCACGCAGCATGGGCGCCGCCCTGATCCGCCAGACTCAGATTCGCCGCCTGGCGCTGAAGCAAAACTTCCGCCCGCTGGGCTTCCCGATCATCGCTTTCGCGGGGAACGACGCGCCCGGCGGCCAGGCGGTCATGGCCGCCCAGGCCATCGCTAAATATGCGGGCTTCGTCGTCCTGGACTCCTTTGCCCCGGAGACGGTCTACCCGCTGCTGGTGCTGCGGGAGAACATCTACACCGATCCACAGAAGCCGATCCAGGTGCAGCCGGCCCTGTATGAGATCAACAATCCTTCGCCGGAAGCCCCGGTGCTTGTTACCACCAACTTCAGCATCACATACTTCAGCGTGGCCAACGAAGTGGAAAGCAGCGGGCTGCCTGCCTGGTTGCTGGTCACCGACGCGGAAGGCATGAGTGTCCTGACCGCCTGGGCAGCGGGCAAGTTCGACGCTGAGCGCATCGCCAAAGCGGTCAAAGGCTTCAACGTCGCCGACAAAGTCAGCCGCAAGCGCCTGGTCCTGCCCGGCCATGTGGCCGTCCTTTCCGGCGAACTGGAGGAAGAACTGCCGGACTGGGAGATCCGCGTCGGCCCGCGGGAGGCGGTTGACCTGCCCGCCTTTATGAAACAGGCGCTTTAG
- a CDS encoding CBS domain-containing protein, whose translation MTERVLVRDLMTVGVKTCTPTTPIVDLARLMLELDLEAIVVLGSDGHAVGVVSRDDLVRAYTRDDCRSLTAEAIMTDGVPQVPPDIPLTAAAQIMRDRGIRAVFLMHHAGGITYPAAMLTYTHLLRHLCAQDDDELSDLGIRRDRQPPLDSFKQRRDAARRRSHPAEE comes from the coding sequence ATGACCGAACGTGTGCTGGTTCGCGATTTGATGACGGTGGGCGTCAAGACATGCACGCCGACAACGCCCATCGTCGACCTGGCTCGCTTGATGCTGGAGCTGGATCTGGAAGCAATTGTTGTCCTCGGGTCTGACGGGCACGCCGTCGGTGTGGTCAGCCGCGACGATCTGGTGCGCGCTTATACGCGCGACGACTGCCGCTCGCTGACCGCCGAAGCGATCATGACCGACGGTGTGCCGCAGGTCCCGCCGGACATCCCCTTAACCGCCGCCGCCCAGATCATGCGGGATCGTGGCATCCGCGCGGTCTTCCTGATGCATCACGCCGGCGGCATCACGTATCCGGCAGCCATGCTGACCTATACCCATCTCCTGCGCCATCTCTGCGCCCAGGACGACGATGAACTGAGCGATCTCGGCATCCGCAGAGATCGCCAGCCGCCGCTCGATTCATTCAAGCAGCGGCGGGATGCTGCCCGCCGCCGCTCCCATCCTGCAGAGGAGTGA